CCGGCATAGAGCCGCCTGCCGCACGGGAGATTCCGGAACCGAAAGCTGATAAAGGCAGAGCACCCACACCGAACGCAGAGAGCAACACCTTTAGCAGTGTTCTTCGCGCTATCATCGTTTCTCTTGCCTATGCCTGACCACCTTCGCACCAATCTGGTGCATTATCTGAACCACGCTCCAGCTAAACATTAGACGAGATCTCCAATTTCAAGACTACGAAGCCTTGATATAAGTTACGGCAAAAGCACGCCTTGGCTCATAGTAGGCAACAAATCCATGTAGCCCCCTGCATTTGTGGTATTAACTTGGGTAAACTCGGCACACTTTGTGAAAGTACAACCGTTCATAGGCTTGCGCAGAGGCGTTGAGCAGACTCGAGGGCGTGAAAACGACCATTAAAGGACGAATGATATGATCAGAAAATGCCTGTTTCCCGTTGCCGGCTACGGCACTCGCTTTCTCCCGGCCACCAAGGCGATGCCGAAGGAAATCCTGCCAGTGGTGAACAAACCACTGGTTCAGTATGGCGTTGAAGAAGCCGCGGAAGCCGGTATCCATGAATTTGGTTTTGTTACCGGCCGGGGTAAGCGGGCTATCGAGGACCATTTCGACATCAGCTACGAGCTTGAACACCAGATTGCGGGCTCCGGCAAGGAAGACCTGCTGACCTCCATCCGTGATCTGATCGACCACAACAGTTTCGCTTTTACCCGGCAAAATGAAATGAAAGGGCTCGGCCACGCTATTCTCACCGGTCGCAACCTCGTAGGCGATAGTCCCTTCGCGGTTGTGCTGGCCGATGACTTCTGCATTGGCCCGGAAGGTGAAGACGGCGTACTGGCGCAAATGGTGAAACTGTATAACCAGTTCCGTTGCTCCATTGTTGCGATCGAAGAGGTTCCGGCCGACGAAACCCACAAATACGGTGTGATTGCCGGTGAATCCATGAAGGACGGGCTTTACCGGATTACCGATATGGTGGAAAAGCCGGCCCCGGAAGACGCCCCGAGTAATCTGGCAATCATCGGCCGCTATATTCTCACGCCGGACATCTTCGACATTATCGAGCGGACTCCCGCCGGTAAGAACGGTGAAGTCCAGATTACCGACGCCCTACTCGAACAGGCGAAAAACGGCTGCGTACTGGCTTACCAGTTCAAGGGACGCCGGTTTGATTGCGGCAGTATTGATGGCTTTGTGGAAGCCACCAACTACGTTTACGAGAACATCTACAAGAAAGGCAAGTAAGGAATCCGGGGCGGTATCAGTTGCCCAGGATCTGAAGAATCATTCGCCGGTTTTCCGCGCTTGTCCTGCGGAACCGGCGAAGCAGCTCCACCTCTTCTCCGGTCAGTTGTACCTTCTCAAGTACTTCTTCCAGCTCGGCCACCGATGCCAAAAGCTCATCACTCTTATCCAGGGCAATACCGGGAAGTTCAAGTTGCCCGTGGTCCTCGGGCTTCTCTGGCTCCCAATGCTGCATGGGTTGCGCATGTTGCATGGCCACTTACCTCGTCATCCAAACCGGGAAACCTGTCCCGATAATGCCCTGCGAAGTGAATCAATCCGGAAATGTAACGTACATATAGCTTTGCACACAATCTGCCTATACTAAAGGAGTCTTCGCAGCTCCTGGGCAACAACCAACAGGCTATTTATGGCGGCAAGAACACTGGATATCGACTCGGCATGGGAGTTGGTGCTTAGCGCAGTAAACCGCAGCAATGTGACACTGCCGTTGCCGGGAACCGACAAAGAAGCAGTAAAACTCAATGGACACGGCGCTTGGCACCTGATGCAACCGGCCACGGGTGAAGCGAAGGATCTGCTCTCGGTGTTTCTTCCCCTGTGTCGGCCGGTGCCAGCGGATGGTCGCCCCAAAGTTATCGGCCAGCTCGGCCAAAGCCTCGATGGGCGAATTGCGACGGTGACGGGACGCTCGCGCTTCATCAACGGCGACGATGGGATTACGCACCTGCACCGGATCCGTGCGGTATCCGATGCCGTGATCGTTGGTGCCGGCACCGCCGCCACCGACAACCCCCGTTTGACCGTACGGCGCACCAACGGTCGCAACCCGGTACGCGTGGTTATTGATCGTCATCACCGCGTGCCGGACAGCCATCACCTGTTTACCGATGGTGCGGCCCCTACCCTACGATTGGTGGCCGGTCGCTATGACAAAGACAGGAATCCGTCTATTGAATCCGCTGTTAGCGAAATCCCCTGTCTTGGAGATGCGGACGCCAAAGCCCCCGTCGATCCGAAGCTGATTCTTCAGGTACTGTCGGATTTCGGGCTAAAAAAGGTGTTCGTGGAAGGTGGCGGCGTCACCGTCTCATCATTCCTCAACGCCGGCTTGCTGGATCGGCTTCACGTAATGGTCGCCCCCATGATCATCGGCAGCGGCAGACCCGCCTTTTCGCTCCCGGAAATCGATTTTCTGGACGATGCGCTGCGGCCAAGAGCGCAGCTGGTCAACCTTGGAAGCGATATGCTCTTCGCCCTGGATTTCTCCCGAGAGGCATAGGCCGATTTAGCGACTGGTGAACAAAAACACAACCCCGGGCAAGCTCGAAACCAGCACCAGCGCCCCGTACCCCACACTGAGCGCTACCCCCTGCTCCGCTGGCAATCCGGCCATGGGCCAGATCAGCGCTGCGGCGCCCTCCCTGATTCCCCAGCCGGCAACCGTCAGAGGTATGACCATGCTCAGAAGCAGAATACTGCCCAGGCCGACAATCAACCCTGCCTCCGCCCAGGTATCAACGTAACCCGCACCCCAGGCCAGGCAGAGAAACACCCCCAGATAGCTCGACAACACCACCAGTGAAGAACCGATCTGAACCGGCAATACTGAGCAATCCAACAACGACAGATACAGATCACGCCGAAGGCGCTGCAGGTAATCGGCAAGGCCCGCTTTCCGTGCTAGCCATGGGGCTATGGCAACAAAGAGAATGCCAACTCCAAGCCACGCCCAGCCATTCCAAAAGCCGGCAGTAAGCTGCCCCGAACCAAACAGCCACGCGATGGAAACTGCGACAACCAACGCCAGCACCAACTGGCCCGAGAGCCGCTCGATGGCGACCCCGTGGACAGCCGCGAGACGTTTACCGGCACCCTCACCGTGGCGCCATGCCCGGTTAACATCACCAAGGACGCCACCGGGCAGAACCTGGTTCAGGAATGTCGCCAGATAGTACTCTCGCACGGCAACGCCATAGTCCAGGGACAATCCAAGCCTCTTTGAGGTGAAGCGCCAACGCCAGGCAGAGAGCAGCACCTGCACTACGGTGAGTACCAGCGCGGGTATCAGAACAAAAGGAGAAAAGCGGACAAGCTCCTGCCAGAGCGCGCTGGTATCGACAGAGCGAATCACGAATCCAATGACCAAAACCGTGATCAACCACCGGGCCACCAACCGAACCCGCTTTTGACGCACCTCCCTCAAGCCAGCTGCCCGGTTGGCAGAGCCAAAAGGTCGAGATGCCGTACGACGACGTTCAGGCTGCCCTCAGACAACTGATGGTTCCGCGTTTCCAGCCAGAGGTTAAGGCGGTCCCTGTCTCCCGGAGATTGCTCGATCGCCGCCTCGGTCCATCCCTCCATCAGCATCCGGGCCAACGCCTGATCCTCGCTGCCCAGGGTCCAGGGCGATTCCGCCAATTTCACCTGGTAACCGTCTGCGTCAAGCAGCTGCTTCAGCGTAATGGGGGCCTCTGGCCCAAGCGCCGTACCGGTGCCTTTGTCCCCATGCTGATGCTGGTTCACCAGAGTTCGAATCAGCTCATCATCGGGATGACCGGGGGACAGTTCAAATTGCCCTGCGTAGCTCAGCGCGATCAGTATTGCTGAATTCCTGCGCCACGCCGCCTGACTGAGGGCTTTCAACCAAGTCTCGGAAACAAGATCAATCAGTGCTGACGCCGTGATCAGGGACACCTCGGGGGGCAGGTGCTGCTCAATATTCTCCGGTGACAATTGCACCGCGCGCGTTTCAAAGGGTACATCCAGCACATTTACCCGTTGCCGGGCCTCGCGCAGCAGCGCCGCGTCCTGATCCAGGGCCAGCCAGGCTTGAGGTACCTGAAGTGCAGGCACCAGAAACAGGGCGTTGGAACCACGGCCGGTGCCAATGTCGACAATCTGCATGGGGCAATGAATTTCAGGCGGCAGGCTATCGTAACGGTCGAGCAGCCACCGGTTCAGTTCCGCGGTCAGTTCTATCGAGCGAGCCCGATGATCTGCCGGTTCCCGGGCTGCCAGCCATTCGCTCTCGAATTCTGAATGCTGGTGCGGGTTTGCAGGAAATCCCCTGAAGTATGCTAATGCCTCGCAAAAATCCCGGGCGGTATCGGCCCATGATCGAACCCGCCTGGATTCCCTCGCAGCCAGTTTGCGCGCATGTTCGAGCTGGTCCGGATCCACCAGCCAGTTCCTGAGTCGGGCCTCGAGAGCCCTGATATCCCCGGCACAATACTGCACCACGCCCGGTCTGGCGGAGGTTTGCGCCAGGGCGCCGCCATCGGAGGAAATAATCGGCAGTGCTTCCGCCAACGCCTCGTCGATCACCATGCCGTAGCCCTCATAGAGCGAAGGCATGACAAAAAAGTCGGCCTGAGTGTAGAGATCGGCAAGCCCTGAGTCGTCCACTTCACCGACCAGGACAATCCTGTCTTCAAGGCCGGCCGCGGCAACCGCCCGACGGACCTGGTGGCTGTACCCCGGATCACGGCTGTCAGACCCGGCCAGTGTGCAGCGCCACGGTAGAGCCTTCAGTTTTCCCAGCGCTTCCACCAACTGATGTTGGGCCTTTCTCGGGGACAGATGGGCGACGCATAGAATGTGAGGGCCACTGCTTTCAGCGGGCTTGCTCCGGACTCGCGTTGTTTCAGCCCTGGCCACACCCGGCTCAGCTACTCGAATGGCCTCCGGCAGAACCTCGTAATCCGCAAGGCGGGCGGCCGTGTGTTGACTGGTGGTAATAACGCCTTCCACGAAGCCGAGGGCCCGCTTTTCGGATTCCAGAAACCATTGCCTGTCTGCCTCGCTGAGGCCGGTCTCGTCAGCAAGCGGATGATGAACCAGCCCAAACAGAGTTAAACGTCGGGAATGCTTTTCCACGATCTCCGGCAGCCCGCCCATGGTAAGGCCATCAAGGACCACAGACGTGCCAGCGGGCAAACTCGCGAGTTTCTGATCCATCGCTTCGCAGGCGACACTGTCCGGACGCGGAAACTGCCCGGCCAAACCGCTCACCCGGGCCGTGCAACCGTCTTTGCAAAGTGCTTCTACCAACTTACGAACATACCGGTAACCGCCGGTGTTCTGTTCCGGGTCGCCCGGAACGAGAAACTCGACCACTCCCGGTACGTCAGATTCCGGCATGGTAGCTGGCCCAGGCAATGTGAGATTCAGAGAGGGTAACTTTCAGGCTGACAATACCCTTTCCCGTCTCCCCCAATCGGCCCCCATGAATGGCCGCCGCCATCCGGTCGAACACCAGCTTCGCCATAAACTCCGTAGTGGTGTTCCGGCCTCGCAGTTCCGGTAGCTCGTCGAGGTTCTGCATGTTGAACTCTGAGAGAACATTCTTGAGAAGGTCGGAGGCCAGGCCGATATCCACGATCAGGTCGTCCTTGTCCAACTGGTGACGCTCGAAGGTCACATCCACCACATAAGTGGCACCATGCACTTTCTGCGCTGGGCCAAAGATCTCTCCATCGAAACTGTGGGCAATCATCATATGGTCCCGGACCGTCAAGCCGAACATAAACTCTCCTTAGCAGATCATTATGAATTATCAGTAAACAACGCGATGGCAGAGTGTTT
This genomic stretch from Marinobacter salsuginis harbors:
- the galU gene encoding UTP--glucose-1-phosphate uridylyltransferase GalU gives rise to the protein MIRKCLFPVAGYGTRFLPATKAMPKEILPVVNKPLVQYGVEEAAEAGIHEFGFVTGRGKRAIEDHFDISYELEHQIAGSGKEDLLTSIRDLIDHNSFAFTRQNEMKGLGHAILTGRNLVGDSPFAVVLADDFCIGPEGEDGVLAQMVKLYNQFRCSIVAIEEVPADETHKYGVIAGESMKDGLYRITDMVEKPAPEDAPSNLAIIGRYILTPDIFDIIERTPAGKNGEVQITDALLEQAKNGCVLAYQFKGRRFDCGSIDGFVEATNYVYENIYKKGK
- a CDS encoding RibD family protein; protein product: MAARTLDIDSAWELVLSAVNRSNVTLPLPGTDKEAVKLNGHGAWHLMQPATGEAKDLLSVFLPLCRPVPADGRPKVIGQLGQSLDGRIATVTGRSRFINGDDGITHLHRIRAVSDAVIVGAGTAATDNPRLTVRRTNGRNPVRVVIDRHHRVPDSHHLFTDGAAPTLRLVAGRYDKDRNPSIESAVSEIPCLGDADAKAPVDPKLILQVLSDFGLKKVFVEGGGVTVSSFLNAGLLDRLHVMVAPMIIGSGRPAFSLPEIDFLDDALRPRAQLVNLGSDMLFALDFSREA
- a CDS encoding lysylphosphatidylglycerol synthase transmembrane domain-containing protein is translated as MARWLITVLVIGFVIRSVDTSALWQELVRFSPFVLIPALVLTVVQVLLSAWRWRFTSKRLGLSLDYGVAVREYYLATFLNQVLPGGVLGDVNRAWRHGEGAGKRLAAVHGVAIERLSGQLVLALVVAVSIAWLFGSGQLTAGFWNGWAWLGVGILFVAIAPWLARKAGLADYLQRLRRDLYLSLLDCSVLPVQIGSSLVVLSSYLGVFLCLAWGAGYVDTWAEAGLIVGLGSILLLSMVIPLTVAGWGIREGAAALIWPMAGLPAEQGVALSVGYGALVLVSSLPGVVFLFTSR
- a CDS encoding glycosyltransferase family 4 protein gives rise to the protein MPESDVPGVVEFLVPGDPEQNTGGYRYVRKLVEALCKDGCTARVSGLAGQFPRPDSVACEAMDQKLASLPAGTSVVLDGLTMGGLPEIVEKHSRRLTLFGLVHHPLADETGLSEADRQWFLESEKRALGFVEGVITTSQHTAARLADYEVLPEAIRVAEPGVARAETTRVRSKPAESSGPHILCVAHLSPRKAQHQLVEALGKLKALPWRCTLAGSDSRDPGYSHQVRRAVAAAGLEDRIVLVGEVDDSGLADLYTQADFFVMPSLYEGYGMVIDEALAEALPIISSDGGALAQTSARPGVVQYCAGDIRALEARLRNWLVDPDQLEHARKLAARESRRVRSWADTARDFCEALAYFRGFPANPHQHSEFESEWLAAREPADHRARSIELTAELNRWLLDRYDSLPPEIHCPMQIVDIGTGRGSNALFLVPALQVPQAWLALDQDAALLREARQRVNVLDVPFETRAVQLSPENIEQHLPPEVSLITASALIDLVSETWLKALSQAAWRRNSAILIALSYAGQFELSPGHPDDELIRTLVNQHQHGDKGTGTALGPEAPITLKQLLDADGYQVKLAESPWTLGSEDQALARMLMEGWTEAAIEQSPGDRDRLNLWLETRNHQLSEGSLNVVVRHLDLLALPTGQLA
- a CDS encoding 6-pyruvoyl trahydropterin synthase family protein, which gives rise to MFGLTVRDHMMIAHSFDGEIFGPAQKVHGATYVVDVTFERHQLDKDDLIVDIGLASDLLKNVLSEFNMQNLDELPELRGRNTTTEFMAKLVFDRMAAAIHGGRLGETGKGIVSLKVTLSESHIAWASYHAGI